The DNA segment CAGGTCCAGTGCCCCCCACTGACCTGGAGGCCTCTTGTCTTGTGCTCTGCTCTACCACAGCCAGAATCTGAGTCCTAATCACCTCCTCTCTGGCTGGACCACCTCTAAGACTCTCGAGGGGCCTTGCACTCCCTGCAACGGGACCCTGGAGCCGCTGTCAGGTTCAGATTCCCCGGAGGCATCAgatcccctgccctgccccacacCATCAGCTCTCTGGGTGAGGATCACACCCCTTCCTCCCCACGCCTCTTGGGCCCTGTTGGTCCCCTCCTTGACACAGTCCGCCGGGCCCTCAGGgctgccccagagcccagggccaagGCTGTGGGGAGACAGAGGCTTCCAACCAGCCCCACAAACTGAAGCATGGTAGGCATTTGAGGGGAGCCAGGGCAGGGTGGCTAAGGCGGGGGGGGTGACGGTATACAGAGATCCTGAGAACAGAGATCACAGAGGTGGAGATGGGCCAACGGCAGGTCAGGAGGGCAGAGTGGGAGCAAGAGGctgaaatggagagagagaagagaaaaatgaacgaGAGAGAACGGAAGACGACGGAGGGAGCATGCGGCCATCAGGAGCCACAAACGTTCCAGGCTGTCAGCCAACACtcgcacacacgtgcacacgcacagACACAAACATACAAGGCATGGTACAAACGCAAAAGGCAAGGCACAAACCCCCACACACATGCAAATGGGCAGATGATACACCACAGAGCCAGCTCCCCTTCAccgtcttacacacacacacaggtacacaacTTCCCAACCTGGTCCCACTGGCACACACAAGGATCAACAGGCCAGACCCCCACCTCGTCTCTCGCAGCTCCCTGACGCCCCCTACACAAGCACACCCCCACTCATCTGTTTCCAGACCCCTGGCACCTCCCCTTGGGCCCTGGCAAGCCTATTTCCTCTGCTTCCATCCCTGcgctccccctccaccccctcccaagGGAATTTGCTAAAATCCCACCTGCTCCAGAGGCTTCCCAACCACGCCCCCATCCCACAGAACCCACAACCCTGCTCCCTAGTGGCCTCCCCTCCAAGGCCTCCTCCATTCCTCTCTGCCCTGGGCGCTCAccgccccccactgccccccaccgCCAGGGAAGCGCCAGTTGCAGGAGGAAAGGGACTCAGTTCAAGCCCAAGGCCACTGAGCACAGGGGGCAACTCGTGTTTGCTGAACTGCTGTGGCGGATCAGCAGGCGAGGGTGGCTTGCTggccctcctttccctccctctctctcacacacacgcacacctgcacacacacgaACCCACACATACGCACACCTACGTGACCCTGTGGCAGGTGACAGACTCCCAGCTGGTGAGGGAGCCTGTTTCCTCCCCCAGGGAGTCCAAAACTGagcctgagaagaagggaggagcGGGAGGTTAGGACACATTGGGAATGGCTGGGGGGGCAGAAACCAGACACGATGGTGTGGAAGGAGAGAGTGAGAGTGACAGAAGGAGCGATGCGCAAGCACctgcgcacgcgcgcacacacacacacacacacacacacacggagcaCAGGGGATGAGGGATCGGGGGACGGCATTCTGCGGCCGGGGCAGCGGTTAGGTCAATGGTGCAGATGTCCAAGCGGCGATGATAAAAAGGCTGGTACCTGCTCGTTGGGACGGGGCAGGAGCAGGGCTTAGAGTGATCACAATAACtggatggggagaaggaagaaaaaaaaaacaacaccacgATAAATCACAACAGAAACAACCGATttgtccaaaagaaaagaaatcaaatcatAACAAGGAGGAGTGGGAGGCGCGAGGCACCAAACTGCAGAGATGGGTAGAGACCGACAGAGGTGGGAAGACTGGATGGGATGGAGCTGACAAGACACAGATGCCTGGAAGGGGGGCTCCCTGGGGGCCTGCTCGCCACAGGCCTCGCCGCGCCTTGCTCTGCATCTGGACAGCCAACCCTCAAGGCACCTCAGATGCCATACCCAGGCATGTCTCCTCCACAGTGGGGCTGTGGGGGATCAGTCCTACAGAGCCCAGGGGGGACCCTCCAGTCCTGGCTTCCTACCCCAGCAGTGTCCGATGCCAGCACTGCCATGTCAGGGTTGTTTCTGGGCCCCCAAGAGATGCCCCCACCCTGTGCCATGAGGAATCCATACCGACCCAGATCAGAAGAGGAAAGGATGAGGAGTGGACCCTACACAAGCATGGGGGGAGGGTAGGTCAGGCTGGGTGAGCAGGGAGTGGCTGGGGTACCCAGAGGAAGAGTGTTTTCCTCCACCTATCAAAGTGATCCCACAGGAACCTACACAAGCTACAAGAATCTTATCAGAGAGCATCAAAAGGATGGCAATTTGCTGGCTCAAGAgagacacagggagttccctggtggttcagtgggttcaggattcggtgttgtttcactgctgtggcaagggttcaatccctggcccagaaactttcacctGCCCCAAgtgcaggaaaagaaagaaggaaggaaaaaagacacagATACCATGTGTGGGAGTTGCTGTTGATCAGGcctttggggagggggaaaatCTGAGTAACTCTGAGCTGAGGGGATATGGGGAAGGGGTTCTGCAGAACATAACAAAGAGATTAGATGTGGTGGTGGTGATCCCAGGCCAGGTGTGGGTGTTGGGGGTCAGCTCTTGATTTCAGATGACACGATGCCAGGGAGGCAGGCACTGAGATCATGGGACAGTGGCCTCATCTGTCCCTGGGCTGGGTGGGTGTGGGAAAGGAAGTCACTTAATTCAAGGTGACAAAACTACTACGCGTATGAGTTGGGTGTGTATTTCTGGAGGAGCTGGAAACAGTCACCAAGATGGTGACAGTGAAACCACTCAGAGGAGTATGAGGAAGGGCGGTGTAGACTAGGGATAGGCTGCATGTGGGAGGGGGTCTGCTGAGCCTAATGACAAGATCCCAGAGTGCGAAAGAGAGAGCTACTGACAGAGTCACAAGGAGGAAGTGGGAGAATCATCTGATCAGAGAAACAAGCGGTGATTATATGTGGTCAACTGACTTTAGGTGTCCCCAGGccaggtgtgtgggtgtgtgtgtgaactcAAGGACCTAGGTGCTGGACGAGGGGAGGGATCTCTTGACACAGTCACTGACATGCGGGAGTGGAATCAGGTGGTCAAAAGGGTTGTGTACACGTTTGCGGAGGAGCTTGATGTGGTCACGGTAGCAGGGAGTAGGAGGAGCTCGGCTTAGAATAGGTGAATGAGGCTCCGAGGATCACGGTGACGGGGACGGGTCATCAGGTGGGGGTCTTCGCCTGGAGCCGGGCAGCTAGGCTCCCAGGCCCCATAAGGGGAAACTCCCCAGGCAGGGGGAGTAATGCCCGGGAGCTCGCCAGCCCCATGCCCCTGGGTCAACGTGACCCTCTCCCGGCGAGCAGACAGCGGGGAGTGGGGCGGAAAGGAGGAGGAGCATGAGCGCCCCGgaagcgggggcggggcctggcggcgggggcggggcctcccgcggcgcgcgccccgccccgcccgccccctcccccacgccgCCCTGCTTACTGGGCCTGGGCCGCTGGGGGCTGATATCCAGGTTGAGGTCAATCCTCCGCCGGGCCTCGCGGTTCTCCTGCTTCAGCTTTGCCTCCAGGCGGGACAGCTTCTGCTCCAGGGAGGACGCCGCCATCTtccccgccgccgccaccgcgcACCACCCGGCCACCCGTCAGTCCGGCAGACAAACACCGCACTGCGCCTGCGCTCGGTTGACCCCGCCGAGCCGCCGTCTCGCTCCGCATGGCGCATGTCCGCGGTGTGCACCCGCCCTCCCCTCGTGCGAACCTCCGCGCTTGCGTGCTTCGTCCTAGGCGGAGGGATGCCGCCACCTAGAGCTCGCGGCTGGCAACGTGCAAGTCCTCGCCAAGTGATACGCACGCGCGAATTCCCGTGCGCTCCGGCTACGGGCGCTGTGTGGAAACCACTTACACATTCCGCAAAGAGCGGTGGGCGGAGAAAGCCGCGCGCAAGCGTACAGAGGGGGAGAGGAGGTCTTGCGCGTGGCAGCTGCTGCGCATGCGTAGCCTTGGCTCTGTTCCTGGCCTCTGGCCCCGGTGGTCGCCCGGGGTGTGTCCTaatccttctttcccttcccggCGCGGCCCTCGCTGGCACCCGCACCCTCTCAGGACCGCCTTTCTTGTCTTGGACAGCACTTCATTGGGATCCCTGTTATACTTAATTGCTGCCTCCTTACCATAATTAGGCACCCGTGGGAAGCCCTTTCCATTTCAACAGGCTCAGGGTTGGCCGAGGGCTTGCAGGAGGGGCGGGGTAAGGCTCAGGCTACTGTCGGGGCCCTGGGAATCCAGCAGCGTGACCCTTGATCTCTGCAACGGGAGCCAAGGACAAGGGCAGAGAGTACCAAATCAGACTTCTGTGGGACATTTTAAGGCTTCCTTCATTCACTCTGCCTCCATCCTGGACAATGCAGAAAATAGGCCCTGAGGCTAAATGCGTCTGCCAGGCGCCTTTGTGCCTTTAACTGATCTGAAGAGTGCTGGGGAAATGTCCCCATCTGGAACCCCAGGTCCCGCTGGAGAGCAGCTTGCCTCTTCTCCCTGGTGCCAGGAGGAGGCTCGCATTTTGCAGACTCCACGGAGGTGGCGATCTCAGGAGGCCAGGGTTGGTCAGGCTGTGTCATTGCCCTGCTGGCTCCGGCACAGGAACACTGTGATGGGCTTTAAAGGCTTCTAAGGACTCCTCTGGTGACAACTTTTGGGTGGATCAGATCCAAATCTATGGAGCCAGGGGAATAACAGGGAAGGTAGAGGAAGAGCAGTTCTCCAGGGAAAAAAGCTAGGCAAAGGatgccactgatttttttctagttagcagagctctctctgcctctgctaCCAGTACAGAAAAACATATACCCTTGATTCTGGCACGTGTCTGTCACCACTTGCCTGTACTTGGTCTGGTGAAACCAAAGGCTTAGAGAGGAGTGGACACAAGAGATCGGAGTTATAGTTCTCGTAATTAGtattatttattaagcacccaACGGCATGCCCTGCTTCACAGAGGGAactcttttttgactttttagggtggcacctacatatggaagttcccaggccagaggtctaatcggagttatagctgccggcctatgccacagccacagcaacaccagatccattaacccactgagcgaggccagggatggaacctgcgtcctaatggatactagtcaggtttgttaccactgcgccaccacaggaactcccacttagGGAACATTTGAAGGTCCAAGTCCCCGCCTGTCCTCAGGAAAATGTACCCTCCACAGcaggtttgtttgggttttttattttgttttgtttttttgccacacctgcagtgtgtgAAAGTTCCCTGAAGGAGATACTGAACCTGTGACACATCAGCAacctgtcactgcagtgacaatgctgaatccttaacccactatgccacaagagaattcctacaACAGGTGTTCCTAACCTGGGGTCCATGATCTTTAGGATGTCCATAAACAGCTCCCTAGGGGACCTGGGGGAATCTGTTGACTGCCTaaagtttttgtgggttttttttttttttttttgtcattcccatggcatgcagaacttcctcgggccagggaatcaaaccacatcacagcagcaacctgaaccacagcagtgacaacaccagtccctcaacccattgagtcaccagggagctcctgcctGAAGTTGTTTGCAGAACTTTTCACATATCTATGTGAGCATTTTCCTGAGAAAGGAGGTACCCAGCTTTCATCAGATTTCTCAAAGAGTCtagggatcaaaaaaaaaaaaaaagttcggagttcctgttgtggctcaacggttaaagaacccgactaggaaccatgaggttgtgggtttgatccctggccttgctcagcggcttaaggatccagcgatgccgtgaattgtggtataggtcgcagacacagcttggatcctgagtggctgcagctgtggcataggctggtggctacagctccaattcaacccctacctagcgtggaaacttccatatggcacgaGTGCgatcccaaaaagacaaaaaaaaaaaaagtttgcaatcCCTGCTTTAGACATCCAGAGATCTGTTCTGAAGGTTGGCACTTCCCAACACACAGGCCTGGGCCCATCTTCATCAGAATTAGTTGGGATGCTTATATCTACAGACAAGTACCTGGGCTCCAGCCAAACCTCCTGAGTCAGTCTtccaggggtggggcctgggatgTTTTGTTTTGGGGATATTGTTTTTGATGCATAGCCAAATATGAGAACCATTCGTCTGAGTTCACGTGTCCATAGCAAACAACTTATAGAAAGGGGATTAGCATCAAAATTATGGGGCGGGAGTAGCTGGTCCCTTGCGTCTGTGTCCCCTCCTTGGGAGAGAATACCAGATGGAAGTCGTCTGGGTCAGGGGGAGAGGGTTGAAATCCCATTGGGATGAGCCCCACCCCATCATTGGCATTGATTGAGTTAGAAtatctgggggtgggaggtgggggtagaGTAGCAGctctggcccagggctgggggcaggccaGCCAGCCAAAGACACAGGTGTGGTTTTGGTTTGAGACTCTCATGACGGAGTTAATCCCTCCAGGATGTTCCACCCCAAATCCACAGCCTCCCAGACAAACCAGTCCCACGATCTTGCCTGGGCTCCACCAGCCTGACATGTCTGCTCCTCGTCTCCTGGCCTGGGCCTGCTCACCACCTCCCTTGAAGACAATGGTAGAGATTCTGGGGTGGTAGCATCCGGAAGGCCTGGACCTCaacctgcccctccctggcttcACTCCACCTCCATCTTGTCCCGCACCTCGGCTGGCAGCCCCTCGTAAAGGGCGTCCTCCACCAGGAGCCCTGCCTTCTTGAGCCCCCCACAGTTGCCCAGTTCTTCTGGCAGCGCCTCCAGCCGGTTGCCCTGGAGTTCCAGGCGGCTCAGGGCCCTGAGTGCCCCCACCTGGGGTGAGAGCTGGCTCAGGTGGTTGTAGCCCAGGAGCAACGTCCGCAGCTTGCGGCAGAAGAAGAGCTCGTCGGGCAGAAACTCCAGGGTGTTGTAGGAGAGAGCCAGGTGCTGCAGGTTCTGGAGGAGGCCCAGCTCTGCTGGCACGGAGCGCAGTCCATTGTTGGAGACGTCCAGCAGGCGGAGGCTGGAGCACATGCCGAGCTGGGTGGGCAGTGTCTCCAGCTTGTTGTGGCTGAGATAAAGCTGCTCTAGGCCTCGGAGCTTCCGCACGTGCTCAGGGACATAGGCGATCTGGTTGTGCCACAGCCGCAGGGTGACCagcttgcggcagtgctggaAGCTGAGGATCTCCTCGATGGACCGCAGGTGGTTGTCCTTGAGATCAAGTTCCTGCAGCGCGCCCAGGCTGAAGATGGCATGCGGGATGCGCTCCAGCCCACAGGCCACCAGCTCCAGCTCCCGCAGCACCGCCAGCTTCTTGAGGCTGTTCAGGGCCAGTAGGCGGGCCCCGTCGTTGTGCAGGCTGAGCCGCTGCAGGTGCCCAGCCACATCGGTCACGCTGGCGGGCACTTTGCCAGCATTGCTTCGCAGAGACAGCACCTTCAGCTGCTTCAGCTCCCGGAGGCTCTCGAGGGTCGCTGCCCGAGCCAGCTCTGGGGGGAAGAGCCCCTCCAGGTGCAGCTCGTCCAGGCCACGCAGCCCGAAAACCCAGAGGGGCACCTCACGGAGCTCCTCGCACTTGACCCGGATGACTTTCAGGCGGTCCCGCAGGAAGATCTGCGAGGAGAAGGGCAGCCTGGCGGGTGAGTGGAGCAGGCTGAGCTCCTGCAGGTTCACCAGCTGCGAGAGGCCCGGGGGGAAGGTGATATCACCGATGGCCTCCAGCCGCAGCACCTCCAGCTCGCTGAGCTCGAAGACCGTGTCAGGCAGCCCCGGGAGCATGCAGAGGGCCAGCTCGAGCTGGCCCCGGGCGTTGCGCTGCAGCTTCTGCCGCAGCTTCTCGGCCGTCCACTCATGGTTGAGGTTGAGCTGCTTCAGGCGGCTCTCGCTGACCTCAGAGAGGAAGACAGCGAAGCGCTTGGAGTACAGTGAGTCATACTGGTCAATGAGGTGCAGCATGAAGGCGAAGTCGTTCTTGACGTCGGGGATGTCCCCCATGCCTGTCTCCTCCCGCACAGACCGGAAGGAGTACTCCTTGAGGGGCCGGTGGAAGAGCCAGTAGAGTGTGTAGAGGCAGGTGATCCCGTACACGCACACGAAGGAGATGTAGCAGAAAGCCAGCTTGGAGAAGAGGTGGGCCTTGGTGTGGTTGCAGCAGAAGCTGGCGTAGCCCGTGACTTCCGAGGTCTCCACCCTGCATGCCACCAGGAAGCTGATCTTCTCCACGTAGATGAGGTTGTAGACCAGGATGGCCAGGAACTTGCACACCTTGAGCACCGTCTGCCGGATGTACATGGTGTACAGGATGTCCCCCTCTTCCACATGCACGCGGAATTTCTTGACCTTCTCAAACAGGGCTTTGGCCTGCTCCCCTTCCTTCTTGTCCAGCAGGGTGATGGCTGGTGGCTCCGTCACCACCTTCTCAGGCTCTGCCAGCACCTTCTCCTTCTCACCCTCACCTGCCTTCCCTGGCCCTGCCGCGGCTGCTACGGTCACCGCTGGCCGACCggtggcggcagcggcagcggggCCCTTATGGTTCTCCCCAGAGACCTCAGACAGGGCCCGCGTGGTCCATGGTGAGTCAAAACACTTGCCCAGGATGGAGATGAAGTGCTCGATCTTGGAGCTGGTGCCGGGGAACTTAAACCAGAAGCTGGTGCAGACCATGAAGATGAGCGTGTGGATGACGACCAGGTAGGGGAAGTACTTGGCGTACCAGTGGAGAGCCGTCTCATAGCAGAGCTGGTTAATGAAGCTGTACTGCTGCAGGTCCAGGTTGTTCTTGAGGCCGCTCACCTCCCGTAGGCCCCCCATCTGCTCAGAGACCCCCCGGGGCAGCAGCTGCTGGCATGGGGCCTCTGATAAGTTCTCCCGGGGTTCATGGCTAGGCAGGCAGATGATCTTGTCCTGTGTCacctggggatggggagagggtgaAAGAGGGTGAAGAAACTGGGTGACCTGGGAAGTTGAGGGAGGGGAACAGGCGGAAGGCGGGAGAGACCCCATTCGATCCTCAACTGTCCCCAGCTGGCTGTGACTTTGGAAGAATCAGTAAACCTCTGGGCATTGGACTTTGGCTGAAAAAAAGAGCTGGGTTGAATTGCATCCTTGGAAAAGATGTTGAAGTCCTCACCCCCATACCTGTGATGGTTGTCTTGTTTGGAAATAGTCTTTGCAGAGCTGATGTGATCAAGTTGAGGTCATTGGGGTGGGTGCTGACCCAGTAGGACTTTGTGCTTTGTAAAAGGGAGAAATTCGGACAGAGACACATGAAGATGCTACGAAGATTTAAGGAAAACGTCACCTACAAGCTAAGGAATGCCTCAAGCCACCAGAATCCATAAGAGAGGCATGGAACACATTTTCCCTCACAGCCTTCGGAAGAAACCAGCGCTGTCAACACTTGGATTCCAGAccgccagcctccagaaccgtgaggaGATAATGGAAGACTTCCGGaatcccaggccccgcccccaaccaggccccgccccctccccgcccctttaCCTGGAGGGTGCAGCCGAAGACCCCGATCATGAGCATAGCCACGGTGAGGTACTCGGCCAGTACGTCCCACCAAGGTTTGAGCACTTTGAAGGCGGGCTGCTGCTCCCCAAACTGTTTGAACTCCGCCACCGGAATCATCCCGCCTATGGAAGAGTGCGGAACGGAGGGTGCAGAGAGAGACCCTCAGGAAAGGGTGCCTGGTGCCGTGTCCCCCGAAGAGTCAGACACACGCCTCGGCTTCCAATCTGCGCTGTGCCCCGCTGAAATCTGGCAGTACCCACAAGTGTGTGctcccctccactccccaccaccccacccggAGCCAGGCAACTGCGGTCCTCACCACTCTGCTCACTGGGACCCCTGCCCCCATTTGACTCTGCTTGCCCTCTCAGAGCTCAGCAGGGGCGGTCCCTGGGGCCCACACCCCACAGCTTGCCAGTGTGGCCTCCTCCTGGAGCCCAGGCATCTCCTCCCACCCTTGGGATGGGAATCCGAAACTCTCGCTCTGCTTCTCCGACTCCAGATACGGGGATCCCGGCAGCCAGCCCTGGCTCCCTCCACCACTGGGCTAGAGAGAACCCAGTGGCTCAGGACTTCCGGGGCgtgggcccccccacccccttcaggGGCGCTCCAGGCACCACCTCCAACCTCCAACCGGAAAAGCCGGCTGCAGCCTGGCTCTGGTTACGGGCCCCAGGGGCAGGGAGTGACGAAGCTGAAGGCTGGTCAGCCCtaggggagtggggggtggcaATGACTAGGACACCTGGATTTCTTGCAGGACTAGTGCCCAGGATCTGAGGCAGAAAACAGAGATCTGGGTTCCGAGAGGCAGTGGCAGTGGGGGTGCCAGGACGGGTCAAGGGGCAGAGGATCGGGAAATAGAAAACCCacagggagagaggccagggtgaCACCTACGACTGGGACAGGGCTGGGCTGCCAGGCTCCTGGGCGGTCAGCCCACTCTGTCTGTCCCTGGGTTTCATTTTAGACCAAGGTATCATTATTCCAGATACAGACAGCCAGGCCCAAGTCACACGGGGGCGTGGACCACGAGCTGGGACAGCACCCTCTCAGACAGGCAGCTGGAgagcctcctcctcctttctccccaaGGCTGcagggggaaggaaagggaggcagcAAGCCCCCTAAGCCTCTGTGGGGAGCTCCTAGGCTGGTGCTCATCACCGCCCCCAGCCCAGCATCCATGCTCCCCAATACACAGCCCCTGTTTTCTCACCCAGATTTCCTGGAGCCTGCTATGCTTGTCCTGGTAGCCTGTCACTGGGTGCAGGCTGGACAAGGAAGGGAGGCATCCGGACCACCAGCTGGTCCTCCAgcctcccacccacctccagggGGAAACTGGTCTCTGTCCCACACCTTGGCCAATTGCTGACACCTCCACGACTCCCTTTTTGGTTCCCGAAATCTTAAAGGCCTTAGAGTTACTCCGGAGTGAGGAAAAGGTGGAAGGGGGGGCAGGGATATAGGACGCAGGCCTGCCCACTAGGCTGAGGCAGGTAATCCGCCACACCCCTTAATCCTGTAAGAGGCTTCTACCTCCCTACGGGGGATGGCACGCAAGGGACAGAGACACACCTGCCCACACCCGGTCTAGGGGAGCCCCCTGACTCAGGTTCTGACTCACCCAGCACCAGACACACGCAAGGGGGTGCACAGACAGAGCACACAATCCCTCACCCGGTGGCCCATCCTTCACAATCAGTATCACAGTCTGTCCTAAACTACAAGCCCAGTAAAGATGCTCCAGCGCATCACAGACTCAGTCAGTGGGGAATCTGATAGAGAAACACATTTAGGGCAGCTCAACAGCCCCCGGGGGGGCAAATTTGAGCCATCAAAAGGGACATCCTCAGGGCATTCTGGAGTGTGCACATCTGTACAAGTGTGCACAAAGTGCAAATACACACTAAGCCAAGGGGAGACCCAGGACCAGGGAGCCAGCCATCTGCTCTTCTAGTTCTGGCCCCCTGTCCCTGTGAGGGACACTGCTCAACTCCTTCACCTGagaatgggaactctggggctgCAGCAGAAATGCCCCACAGATGGGCAGGAACCAACTTCTTGCCAGGGAGTCCCTGCCATCCTTTAGGACCCATCTCACGCTGGTGGAAGCTCTGCCACTGACCATCCCAGGTCTGCTACCAAAGGCAGAGACACCCAGGGTCCCCAGCCGATGGCCCAGAGGCTCCCGCAGAGCAAGGTGTATACACAACAGCATCAGAGACTGACGTGGGGTTATCATTATGTCTCCATGACTCAATCTTGATCATCCTGAACCTGCCATTAAGCTTTCCCAGAAACAAGCCTGCCCCACTCTTTGTCTGAACATGGCTGGTGGCAGGGCTCGGGGAAAGGCTTCATGGGGGATTGGGGCAGAGAGCTTATGGCTACCAGACCATTTCATTGCCCTTTTTTTTCCGCTCaccatatggcatatggagttcctgggccagggatcagatccaagctgcagttgtgacctatgccaccactgtggcaatgctggatccttaacccactgtgctgagccagggatcgaacctgcatctcagtgctcctaagatgccacccatgccattgtgccacagtgggaactcctcagtgccttcttcttcttctttttttttttttaatgagggatgcacccacagcatatggaagttcctaggttaggggttgaatcagagctgcagctgctggcctatgccatagccacagcaatgccagatctgagccacatctgtgacttacagcacagttcatggcaatgccaggaccttaacccactgagcaaggctggggatgg comes from the Phacochoerus africanus isolate WHEZ1 chromosome 4, ROS_Pafr_v1, whole genome shotgun sequence genome and includes:
- the LRRC8E gene encoding volume-regulated anion channel subunit LRRC8E isoform X2, whose amino-acid sequence is MGGLREVSGLKNNLDLQQYSFINQLCYETALHWYAKYFPYLVVIHTLIFMVCTSFWFKFPGTSSKIEHFISILGKCFDSPWTTRALSEVSGENHKGPAAAAATGRPAVTVAAAAGPGKAGEGEKEKVLAEPEKVVTEPPAITLLDKKEGEQAKALFEKVKKFRVHVEEGDILYTMYIRQTVLKVCKFLAILVYNLIYVEKISFLVACRVETSEVTGYASFCCNHTKAHLFSKLAFCYISFVCVYGITCLYTLYWLFHRPLKEYSFRSVREETGMGDIPDVKNDFAFMLHLIDQYDSLYSKRFAVFLSEVSESRLKQLNLNHEWTAEKLRQKLQRNARGQLELALCMLPGLPDTVFELSELEVLRLEAIGDITFPPGLSQLVNLQELSLLHSPARLPFSSQIFLRDRLKVIRVKCEELREVPLWVFGLRGLDELHLEGLFPPELARAATLESLRELKQLKVLSLRSNAGKVPASVTDVAGHLQRLSLHNDGARLLALNSLKKLAVLRELELVACGLERIPHAIFSLGALQELDLKDNHLRSIEEILSFQHCRKLVTLRLWHNQIAYVPEHVRKLRGLEQLYLSHNKLETLPTQLGMCSSLRLLDVSNNGLRSVPAELGLLQNLQHLALSYNTLEFLPDELFFCRKLRTLLLGYNHLSQLSPQVGALRALSRLELQGNRLEALPEELGNCGGLKKAGLLVEDALYEGLPAEVRDKMEVE
- the LRRC8E gene encoding volume-regulated anion channel subunit LRRC8E isoform X1 → MIPVAEFKQFGEQQPAFKVLKPWWDVLAEYLTVAMLMIGVFGCTLQVTQDKIICLPSHEPRENLSEAPCQQLLPRGVSEQMGGLREVSGLKNNLDLQQYSFINQLCYETALHWYAKYFPYLVVIHTLIFMVCTSFWFKFPGTSSKIEHFISILGKCFDSPWTTRALSEVSGENHKGPAAAAATGRPAVTVAAAAGPGKAGEGEKEKVLAEPEKVVTEPPAITLLDKKEGEQAKALFEKVKKFRVHVEEGDILYTMYIRQTVLKVCKFLAILVYNLIYVEKISFLVACRVETSEVTGYASFCCNHTKAHLFSKLAFCYISFVCVYGITCLYTLYWLFHRPLKEYSFRSVREETGMGDIPDVKNDFAFMLHLIDQYDSLYSKRFAVFLSEVSESRLKQLNLNHEWTAEKLRQKLQRNARGQLELALCMLPGLPDTVFELSELEVLRLEAIGDITFPPGLSQLVNLQELSLLHSPARLPFSSQIFLRDRLKVIRVKCEELREVPLWVFGLRGLDELHLEGLFPPELARAATLESLRELKQLKVLSLRSNAGKVPASVTDVAGHLQRLSLHNDGARLLALNSLKKLAVLRELELVACGLERIPHAIFSLGALQELDLKDNHLRSIEEILSFQHCRKLVTLRLWHNQIAYVPEHVRKLRGLEQLYLSHNKLETLPTQLGMCSSLRLLDVSNNGLRSVPAELGLLQNLQHLALSYNTLEFLPDELFFCRKLRTLLLGYNHLSQLSPQVGALRALSRLELQGNRLEALPEELGNCGGLKKAGLLVEDALYEGLPAEVRDKMEVE